The following coding sequences lie in one Thermomicrobium sp. 4228-Ro genomic window:
- a CDS encoding M23 family metallopeptidase, whose product MRPFRFLVTVAGVLFVGQFVAMSVSAGPPFGLPFAEPPGVSTWFVSQWYGNTVAAYRNRSTLYAAGQGMHFGIDFAARCGTVVRAIGDGVVVAVDGPYGAAPHNVVIDHGNGYRSLYGHLRDRSPLRVGQKVRRGDPVGLVGDPASLHCDRAPHLHLEIRDSRMRRAYNPVSLIDADWPRLTLGLGLAGQQFVFAYEDPVRWRTPWDQPDIVFGGKPLNDWHSTWPPYEGSK is encoded by the coding sequence ATGCGACCCTTTCGTTTCTTGGTCACGGTGGCCGGTGTCCTGTTCGTTGGACAGTTTGTGGCGATGTCGGTGAGCGCCGGACCTCCATTCGGCCTGCCATTCGCAGAACCGCCAGGCGTGTCGACGTGGTTCGTGAGCCAATGGTACGGGAACACCGTCGCAGCCTACCGTAATCGATCGACACTTTACGCCGCTGGACAAGGCATGCACTTCGGTATCGATTTCGCAGCGCGGTGCGGTACCGTCGTACGAGCGATCGGCGATGGTGTAGTGGTTGCAGTCGACGGGCCATACGGTGCCGCGCCGCACAACGTCGTGATCGACCATGGCAATGGCTATCGCTCCCTGTACGGTCATCTCAGAGACCGCTCACCGCTCCGTGTCGGCCAGAAAGTCCGACGCGGTGACCCGGTCGGGCTGGTGGGCGATCCGGCGAGTCTCCACTGCGATCGGGCGCCGCATCTGCACCTGGAGATCCGTGATTCGAGGATGCGACGCGCCTACAACCCAGTGTCGCTGATCGACGCAGACTGGCCACGACTCACCCTCGGGCTCGGCCTCGCTGGCCAGCAGTTCGTGTTCGCCTACGAGGATCCAGTGCGCTGGCGCACACCGTGGGATCAACCCGACATTGTGTTCGGCGGGAAACCCCTGAATGACTGGCATTCGACCTGGCCACCATACGAGGGAAGCAAGTAG
- a CDS encoding flippase codes for MSIALIRLPGRPEEAGVLMLGLTGESANEPIRIVLVSLLLLGLGGLFSLAASGTTLIDRFTVNQARRILANSATPIAAQLLNRVVDLVFAAFALRMLGVEGNGQYAIATVTWLYLKTVTDFGLSILAAREVARDPSSAGQLIGATTLFRYAVLVVVSPLLVVYLTIGSTLLDLSRASIVATILLTASLLPASYAEAINSVFTGYERLHLPAVLTVFTNLIRFAIGLLALDAGWGVPGIATAAVIAATCNAAAMHLALHRQRVRIAWSLTPFQAKQLARAAWPLLLNGLLITVFFRIDTFIIQAFGGTRALGIYDAAYKLPNLLPLIPSYFVLAVFPVLARQTGDDLRRSYELGAKFLVIIGWAIVIFTLLTAPLLIRILGGSTFLPDAADTLRLLIWFAPLHYLNGITQYAIIAVDRQRDIAPAYIAATVFNISANLVAIPLFGYRAAAVTTILTEIVLLVLLRRSVTRHLGVVDWSVLLWRPLLAAATGCLVGVLVRNISWVLLFPLALVTYGIALFAFGVVRSQELTLLRPLLPRLRLSRSRV; via the coding sequence GTGAGCATCGCTCTGATCAGACTACCGGGACGTCCGGAAGAGGCTGGAGTGCTCATGCTCGGTCTCACTGGCGAAAGCGCGAACGAACCGATCCGCATCGTGCTCGTGAGCCTTCTCCTTCTCGGTCTCGGCGGTCTCTTTAGCCTGGCAGCGAGCGGGACGACGCTGATCGACCGCTTTACCGTGAACCAGGCTCGCCGCATCCTGGCGAACTCCGCGACACCGATCGCCGCGCAGCTCCTCAATCGTGTTGTCGATCTGGTCTTCGCTGCCTTCGCGCTCCGCATGCTCGGTGTCGAGGGCAACGGTCAGTACGCGATCGCGACCGTCACGTGGCTGTACTTGAAGACGGTCACCGATTTCGGCCTCAGTATCCTGGCTGCCCGTGAAGTCGCGAGGGACCCCTCGTCAGCTGGACAGCTGATCGGCGCGACGACGCTGTTTCGCTATGCCGTGCTCGTGGTGGTGTCTCCGCTACTGGTAGTCTATCTGACAATCGGCTCAACGTTGCTCGATCTCTCGCGAGCCAGCATCGTCGCGACCATACTGCTGACCGCTTCCTTGCTCCCCGCGAGTTACGCTGAAGCGATCAATTCCGTGTTCACGGGATACGAGCGACTCCACTTGCCGGCCGTACTGACGGTCTTCACGAACTTGATTCGCTTCGCGATCGGTCTCCTGGCTCTCGATGCAGGCTGGGGCGTGCCTGGCATCGCGACTGCTGCCGTCATCGCAGCGACCTGTAACGCCGCGGCGATGCACCTCGCGCTCCACCGACAGCGCGTGCGTATCGCCTGGAGCCTTACCCCGTTCCAGGCCAAGCAACTCGCGCGAGCAGCCTGGCCACTGCTCCTCAATGGCTTGTTGATCACTGTCTTTTTCCGTATCGACACGTTCATTATCCAAGCGTTCGGGGGAACGCGGGCGTTGGGCATTTACGACGCGGCCTACAAGTTGCCGAACTTGTTGCCGTTGATCCCCTCCTACTTCGTTCTAGCGGTCTTTCCAGTGCTCGCGCGACAAACCGGTGACGATCTCCGTCGCTCCTATGAGCTGGGTGCGAAGTTTCTGGTCATCATCGGCTGGGCGATCGTGATTTTTACCCTCTTGACTGCACCGCTTCTCATTCGGATTCTCGGTGGCAGCACCTTTCTCCCAGACGCTGCTGACACGCTGCGTCTTTTGATCTGGTTCGCGCCGCTGCACTACCTCAATGGCATAACGCAATACGCCATCATCGCAGTGGATCGACAACGTGACATCGCTCCGGCCTATATCGCCGCGACCGTCTTCAATATCAGCGCGAACCTCGTTGCGATTCCTCTGTTCGGCTACCGCGCAGCAGCCGTCACGACGATCCTCACCGAGATCGTGCTCCTGGTACTGCTGCGTCGCAGCGTTACGCGTCATCTCGGTGTGGTCGATTGGAGCGTGCTGCTGTGGCGGCCTCTCCTGGCAGCGGCGACTGGCTGTCTGGTCGGAGTGCTGGTCCGGAACATCTCATGGGTATTGTTGTTTCCCTTAGCCCTCGTCACCTACGGCATCGCACTCTTCGCCTTCGGCGTTGTTCGTTCCCAGGAGCTCACGCTACTCCGGCCTCTCCTTCCGCGTTTACGCCTCTCGCGCTCCCGCGTTTAG
- a CDS encoding glycosyltransferase family 4 protein: MRVALDFSPGVSQPAGIGRYARELVSALVSFLGKDLVLFYGRVSHPVGCPPAGATLRRLPLSPVWLTRLWHRVRLPLFLEMFVGHVDVVHGIDFLLPPTRSPGVVTIHDLSYLIVPELGHPRLVQFLAATVPRTLASARRIVTVSEAVRTDLIRLYRVDPARVHVIYHGVGATFRPVERAQGTPLLASLGIRDPYIVAVGTVEPRKGYPILLRAVERLLRERPDLQLVIVGSSGWLSERLEEAILQAVRRDWVVWLRRIDDDLLAAIYSGARAFVTASYYEGFNLPLLEALACGVPAVATDLTVHREVAATAALYVPVDAPDPLADALWNVLSNEELAQRLRHAARERAAQFSWTKSAEQHLEVYRLAAYEP, from the coding sequence ATGCGTGTTGCTCTCGATTTTTCTCCGGGAGTTTCCCAACCGGCCGGGATCGGTCGCTATGCTCGGGAATTGGTCTCGGCGCTCGTATCCTTCCTCGGCAAGGATCTTGTGCTCTTCTACGGCCGCGTCTCGCACCCGGTCGGTTGTCCGCCTGCTGGCGCGACGCTTCGTCGTCTTCCCCTTTCTCCGGTCTGGCTCACTCGGCTGTGGCATCGTGTGCGGCTTCCGCTTTTCCTCGAGATGTTCGTCGGACACGTCGATGTGGTGCACGGGATCGATTTCCTCCTACCGCCGACTCGCTCCCCGGGAGTTGTCACGATCCATGATCTCAGCTATCTGATCGTGCCGGAACTCGGACATCCTCGCTTAGTCCAGTTTCTAGCAGCAACCGTTCCCAGGACGCTGGCATCGGCTCGCCGCATCGTTACCGTGAGTGAAGCGGTACGAACCGACCTCATCCGCCTCTACCGCGTCGATCCGGCACGTGTCCATGTGATTTACCACGGTGTGGGCGCGACCTTTCGTCCCGTCGAACGCGCGCAGGGTACTCCGCTCCTGGCGAGTCTGGGTATCCGCGATCCGTACATCGTCGCGGTGGGAACCGTGGAACCCCGTAAGGGCTATCCGATCCTGCTTCGTGCTGTCGAACGACTCCTGCGCGAAAGGCCCGACCTTCAACTCGTGATCGTCGGTTCTTCGGGGTGGCTTTCCGAGCGGCTCGAGGAAGCGATTCTCCAAGCAGTACGCCGCGACTGGGTCGTCTGGCTCCGGAGAATCGACGACGACCTGTTAGCCGCAATCTACAGTGGTGCACGCGCCTTCGTCACTGCCTCCTATTACGAGGGCTTCAATTTACCGCTTCTCGAAGCGCTCGCCTGCGGCGTTCCGGCCGTCGCAACAGATTTGACTGTCCATCGTGAGGTCGCCGCTACCGCTGCTCTTTATGTTCCAGTCGACGCGCCGGACCCACTGGCCGACGCATTATGGAACGTCCTTTCCAATGAAGAGCTGGCCCAGCGGCTACGCCACGCTGCCCGTGAGCGTGCCGCTCAGTTCAGCTGGACGAAGTCGGCCGAACAGCATCTCGAGGTCTACCGACTCGCTGCGTACGAACCGTGA
- a CDS encoding lysylphosphatidylglycerol synthase transmembrane domain-containing protein: MTVSETTKTISVDWRRSLLRGTIGVIVVVVFAAVAWWRSQLAWGDVAELLVGSSPGFVVLALVAYYGSFPLRGLRWRVLLEQHGDSSTIPSTLTLTRFCLYGWLVNCALPAKLGELYRSYLAQRRSELPVATVFGTVLIERSADLVVLALLLPLAAWVVGVATNAQLLPLQLVAAGMGIALAAILTSFRHSDRLVRVLPPVLRAPLIRFAAGLQLRGRAFVGVTALTVPLWFLEGMRVYAEARALGLALSVAMSFLIALLAALLTTVPLTPAGIGAVEIGIAGTLILFGVRAEQAVALALLDRLVAYWSVFIVAGLPWIVERLRGS; the protein is encoded by the coding sequence GTGACTGTATCGGAAACCACGAAGACGATCAGTGTGGACTGGCGTCGGTCTCTTCTGCGAGGGACCATCGGCGTCATCGTTGTCGTGGTCTTCGCGGCCGTAGCCTGGTGGCGGAGTCAACTGGCGTGGGGTGACGTTGCTGAGCTGCTGGTCGGGAGTTCACCCGGATTTGTCGTTTTGGCACTCGTCGCCTACTACGGTTCGTTTCCTCTCCGCGGGCTCCGTTGGCGTGTGCTTCTCGAACAGCACGGCGACTCGAGCACGATCCCGTCTACGCTCACGCTCACGCGCTTCTGTCTGTATGGTTGGCTCGTCAACTGTGCGCTGCCGGCCAAGCTCGGCGAGCTCTATCGCAGCTACCTCGCTCAGCGCCGATCGGAACTTCCCGTCGCCACGGTGTTCGGTACGGTCCTCATCGAACGGTCCGCTGATCTCGTCGTGCTCGCTTTGCTCCTACCGCTCGCAGCCTGGGTCGTCGGCGTGGCAACGAACGCTCAACTGCTGCCGCTCCAGCTCGTCGCGGCTGGTATGGGCATTGCACTCGCCGCGATCCTCACCTCGTTCCGGCACTCGGATCGGCTGGTCAGAGTGCTCCCTCCCGTTCTCCGCGCTCCGCTCATCCGTTTCGCTGCCGGACTGCAACTCCGTGGGCGAGCGTTCGTTGGAGTCACCGCCCTCACCGTACCGCTCTGGTTTCTGGAAGGCATGCGGGTCTATGCGGAGGCGAGAGCACTCGGGCTCGCACTCTCCGTCGCGATGAGTTTCCTCATCGCACTCCTCGCCGCTCTCTTGACGACCGTACCGCTGACGCCGGCAGGCATCGGTGCTGTCGAGATCGGTATCGCCGGCACGCTCATCCTCTTCGGCGTTCGCGCCGAGCAGGCTGTGGCGCTCGCCTTGCTCGATCGCCTCGTCGCGTACTGGAGCGTGTTCATCGTCGCTGGTCTTCCCTGGATAGTCGAGCGCTTACGCGGGAGCTGA
- a CDS encoding O-antigen ligase family protein, which produces MHEVSPFTRVAPQNVSAAAIAAGVVLALIVVWVPAPIGVGLVVAAFAGLATLAVPVLAPLGLVLSVPAQDVVRIPVGTIGLTATQLALAGTGFLLPLVLLSRRARVHFPLTARMLTIFLLVQVLSLSVASNVLFGVATIYRWGGALVAFLAVIHLMVSRRSVLLLAAGLAIAAVGEVAFGTVQSALGLAPPSFAVAAGIYRAYGTFGQPNPYGGYLEMVGLWLLPLALWNVRACATFLRRYRRVRWRGFVAAAGTRRRLILHGLLLIVLATGVLASLAGILLSFSRGAWVGTLGGLAALLLFAPATVRRVGVAVVVIGAIVLLTGGWQQLPEPVRERAVQLVTQARPFDVRDVQLTANNWAVVERMVHWQAAWNMFLDHPLTGVGAGNFSVLFPDYSLHPVFPVARGHAHNYYLHVLAELGLPGFLVYSALLASAVWTMLTVVRRRAFGFDRAVALGALAATAAVAVHNLVENLHELHLSIQLLALWGFVWRARCGWDHDANRTKAVR; this is translated from the coding sequence ATGCATGAGGTTTCGCCGTTCACGAGGGTAGCACCCCAGAACGTGTCAGCAGCTGCCATTGCTGCTGGCGTCGTGCTCGCGCTGATCGTGGTCTGGGTTCCGGCACCGATCGGAGTCGGACTGGTCGTGGCTGCGTTCGCCGGACTCGCGACGCTCGCGGTTCCCGTGCTGGCTCCACTCGGGCTCGTCTTGTCCGTTCCTGCGCAAGATGTCGTCCGTATCCCAGTCGGAACGATCGGATTGACAGCGACGCAACTTGCATTAGCAGGAACCGGATTCCTCCTTCCGCTCGTCCTGCTGAGCCGACGTGCACGTGTGCACTTTCCGCTCACCGCACGAATGCTGACGATCTTCCTATTGGTACAAGTGCTTTCGTTGTCGGTCGCTAGCAACGTCCTTTTCGGCGTCGCGACGATCTATCGCTGGGGTGGTGCGCTCGTCGCTTTTCTCGCAGTGATTCATCTGATGGTTTCGCGGAGGAGTGTCCTGCTGCTGGCGGCAGGGCTCGCGATCGCAGCAGTCGGCGAAGTGGCCTTCGGAACGGTACAGAGTGCGCTGGGCCTGGCTCCCCCGAGTTTTGCCGTGGCAGCTGGAATCTATCGTGCGTACGGGACCTTCGGGCAACCGAACCCGTACGGTGGGTACCTGGAAATGGTCGGGCTCTGGCTGCTGCCGCTCGCGTTGTGGAACGTACGAGCGTGTGCGACGTTCCTTCGCAGGTATCGTCGCGTCCGCTGGCGCGGGTTCGTCGCTGCGGCCGGTACCCGACGTCGGCTCATCCTGCACGGTCTACTACTGATCGTGCTGGCGACCGGAGTTCTGGCGAGTTTGGCGGGGATCTTGTTGAGCTTTTCTCGAGGAGCGTGGGTCGGGACACTGGGGGGATTGGCGGCGTTGCTTCTTTTTGCCCCCGCGACCGTCCGCCGCGTCGGGGTGGCTGTTGTCGTCATCGGGGCGATCGTTCTTCTCACCGGTGGCTGGCAACAGCTGCCGGAGCCGGTTCGTGAGCGGGCAGTCCAGCTGGTGACGCAGGCGCGACCGTTCGACGTCCGTGACGTGCAGCTGACAGCGAACAATTGGGCCGTTGTCGAACGGATGGTGCACTGGCAAGCTGCCTGGAACATGTTTCTGGATCATCCGCTTACCGGTGTCGGTGCAGGAAACTTCAGCGTTCTGTTTCCCGATTACTCACTGCACCCGGTCTTTCCTGTCGCTCGCGGTCATGCGCACAACTATTATCTGCACGTTTTGGCTGAGCTCGGACTTCCCGGCTTTCTCGTCTATTCGGCGCTGCTCGCTTCTGCTGTGTGGACAATGCTGACAGTCGTACGGCGACGAGCGTTCGGTTTCGACCGTGCGGTGGCACTGGGTGCTCTAGCCGCGACGGCTGCCGTCGCTGTGCACAATCTGGTCGAGAATCTCCACGAACTCCACTTGAGTATTCAGCTGCTGGCACTGTGGGGATTTGTCTGGCGAGCGCGCTGCGGCTGGGATCACGATGCCAACCGAACGAAGGCGGTCAGGTAA
- a CDS encoding UDP-glucuronic acid decarboxylase family protein translates to MRVVVSGGAGFIGSHLAEDLLADGFEVIVVDNLLTGRRDNIVHLLGHPRFRFLEQDVATIELLPADAIFHLASPASPVGYRRHPIETLLVNSIGTLRLLECARASGARFVFASTSEVYGDPLVHPQSEDYYGNVNPVGPRSCYDEGKRFGEALTMEFVREYGVDARIARIFNTYGPRMDPDDGRVVPNFIVRALTGEPLEIYGDGMQTRALCYVSDMVRGLRLLMERDGLAGSIVNLGNPDERTILELAQLILRLTGSKAPLIYRPPRPDDPTRRCPDIRRARELLGWEPVVSLEEGMTETIRYFRRILSSTTVRDA, encoded by the coding sequence GTGCGCGTTGTGGTGTCAGGTGGTGCAGGCTTCATCGGTTCGCACCTCGCTGAGGATTTGCTCGCCGACGGTTTCGAGGTCATCGTCGTCGATAACCTGCTGACCGGTCGCAGGGACAATATCGTCCATCTTCTCGGTCACCCGCGTTTCCGGTTTCTCGAGCAGGACGTGGCGACGATCGAACTGCTCCCGGCTGACGCCATCTTTCATCTAGCCAGCCCGGCGAGCCCGGTCGGCTATCGCCGGCATCCTATCGAAACATTGCTCGTCAACTCGATCGGGACGCTGCGCTTGCTCGAGTGTGCACGAGCATCCGGTGCGCGCTTCGTCTTCGCCTCGACGTCCGAAGTGTACGGTGATCCGCTCGTCCATCCGCAATCGGAAGACTATTACGGGAATGTCAATCCCGTCGGACCGCGCAGTTGCTATGACGAGGGGAAGCGGTTCGGCGAAGCACTGACGATGGAGTTCGTTCGGGAGTACGGGGTCGATGCGCGGATCGCGCGCATCTTCAACACCTACGGTCCACGCATGGATCCGGACGATGGGCGTGTCGTACCGAACTTTATCGTGCGAGCCTTGACCGGTGAACCACTGGAGATCTACGGGGATGGAATGCAGACCCGCGCGCTGTGCTATGTGTCCGACATGGTGCGCGGTTTGCGCTTGTTGATGGAACGAGATGGGTTGGCCGGGTCGATCGTGAACCTGGGGAATCCGGACGAACGGACGATCCTCGAGCTCGCGCAGTTGATCCTTCGGTTGACCGGTTCGAAGGCTCCGCTCATTTACCGCCCTCCTCGCCCGGACGATCCGACGCGGCGTTGCCCAGACATTCGCCGGGCGCGCGAACTACTCGGCTGGGAACCGGTCGTGTCACTGGAAGAAGGCATGACAGAGACGATCCGATACTTCCGGCGCATACTCTCCAGCACGACGGTGCGCGATGCATGA
- a CDS encoding O-antigen ligase family protein has protein sequence MIRGALDRVRGCRTESQCAANAATILAVLLLVALLPRHPIELTLLVLGLLVLLAILFPSSVLLLVPMAIPFTPLQVTVGSARFAVSELAVCIAVVGTVIREGLSLAWRRHWLQQVAQAREIARTASFASLGIGLLAVGTASLGVIAAPDRWRESVREWRWVILEPVMWYAAVLWVCRRGDDRLRFLAAWIGATTVASVICFVEWLAGGGLAVDGVRRLEGFYPHPNAAALALERAAIVALALALFVRGRPRALWAVAAAVIGLTTLLTFSRGAFLALAIASVVAAVVAGYRRVGFVSAALATVALAVGYLLFPDRLRADLSTGSEALRLAIWRSTAVMLADYPVTGVGLDQYLYQYVPRYVEPVAWPERFTSHPHNLFLDAWVRLGVAGLILVGCALWLLVRRLRVEAGPITVSASFGLLVAVLHGLVDRGYFTLDLALSFWLVAVILDLPRVVPSVADVSRR, from the coding sequence GTGATCCGGGGTGCGCTCGATCGGGTGCGAGGCTGCCGTACCGAGAGCCAGTGCGCTGCGAACGCAGCGACTATTCTCGCTGTGCTGTTGCTCGTCGCGCTCTTGCCGCGTCACCCGATCGAATTGACCTTGCTGGTGCTCGGCCTACTCGTGCTGCTTGCGATCCTGTTTCCCTCGTCGGTGCTGCTCCTCGTCCCGATGGCGATACCGTTCACACCGCTGCAGGTGACCGTCGGCTCTGCCCGATTTGCTGTGTCGGAACTCGCCGTCTGCATCGCTGTAGTCGGGACAGTGATCCGCGAGGGACTGTCCCTCGCCTGGCGTCGGCACTGGCTGCAGCAGGTCGCCCAGGCTCGGGAGATCGCCCGAACGGCCTCCTTCGCATCGTTGGGTATCGGTCTTCTCGCCGTCGGTACCGCGTCGCTCGGTGTGATCGCGGCTCCCGACCGCTGGCGCGAGAGCGTCCGGGAGTGGCGCTGGGTCATCCTCGAACCGGTGATGTGGTATGCGGCGGTCCTCTGGGTCTGCCGGAGAGGTGATGACCGACTCCGTTTTCTCGCTGCCTGGATCGGAGCCACGACCGTGGCGAGTGTTATCTGTTTTGTCGAGTGGCTGGCTGGTGGTGGACTCGCTGTGGACGGTGTGCGCCGTCTCGAGGGGTTCTACCCGCACCCGAATGCCGCAGCGCTCGCGCTCGAACGGGCAGCGATCGTGGCACTCGCGCTCGCGTTGTTCGTACGCGGACGTCCACGCGCATTGTGGGCAGTCGCCGCGGCCGTGATCGGTTTGACCACGCTGCTGACGTTCTCACGTGGCGCGTTCCTTGCTCTGGCGATTGCGAGCGTCGTCGCGGCAGTCGTGGCTGGATACCGGCGCGTGGGATTCGTGTCGGCAGCGCTGGCGACTGTCGCGCTCGCGGTCGGCTACCTCCTCTTTCCTGACCGCCTGCGGGCCGATCTCAGTACCGGGAGCGAGGCGTTGCGACTGGCCATTTGGCGGAGCACTGCCGTCATGCTGGCCGACTACCCAGTGACTGGCGTGGGACTCGATCAGTACCTGTACCAGTATGTACCACGTTATGTGGAGCCGGTAGCCTGGCCGGAGCGATTCACGAGTCACCCGCACAATCTTTTCCTCGATGCCTGGGTGCGGTTGGGAGTCGCTGGACTGATACTCGTGGGGTGCGCGCTCTGGCTCCTGGTGCGACGCCTTCGGGTCGAGGCGGGCCCGATAACGGTTTCGGCGAGCTTCGGATTGCTCGTCGCTGTGCTGCACGGGCTGGTCGATCGCGGATACTTCACGCTCGATCTCGCGCTTTCGTTCTGGCTTGTCGCTGTCATACTTGACCTGCCGCGCGTGGTTCCGAGCGTGGCGGACGTAAGCAGGAGGTGA
- the mtnP gene encoding S-methyl-5'-thioadenosine phosphorylase — MEAQLGVLGGSGLYRMADLEDVEEVRITTPFGEPSDTITIGTLQGLRIAFLPRHGRAHQHSPSRVPARANFWALKALGVRWVVSVSAVGSLREEVRPLDFVIPDQVVDRTVRRPRSFFDEEGPVVHVPLDEPFCPELRAALVQAAIAAGPRVHERGTYLCIEGPQFSTKAESHLYRSWEMDIIGMTAMPEVRLAREAELCFAILALVTDYDVWHTAEEPVSVSVVLERLHQNVEAAQRTLRELIPRLEQLPGTCACSSALQNAIVTRPEAVPRDVRERYALLLGKYLPVES; from the coding sequence ATGGAGGCTCAGCTCGGCGTCTTGGGTGGTAGCGGACTCTACCGAATGGCCGACCTTGAAGACGTCGAAGAGGTACGCATCACGACACCGTTCGGTGAACCGAGCGATACGATCACGATCGGTACCCTGCAAGGGCTACGCATCGCGTTCCTACCCCGGCATGGCCGAGCGCACCAGCATAGTCCCAGCCGCGTTCCTGCTCGCGCGAACTTTTGGGCGCTGAAGGCACTCGGCGTCCGCTGGGTGGTCTCGGTGAGCGCTGTCGGAAGTCTGCGTGAGGAAGTGCGCCCGCTCGACTTCGTCATACCGGATCAAGTGGTCGATCGCACGGTTCGACGGCCCCGTTCCTTCTTCGACGAGGAGGGCCCAGTCGTCCACGTCCCGCTCGACGAACCATTTTGCCCGGAACTCCGCGCTGCGCTGGTGCAGGCCGCGATCGCAGCCGGCCCACGGGTCCACGAGCGGGGCACTTATCTCTGCATCGAGGGTCCGCAATTCTCCACCAAGGCAGAGTCGCACCTCTACCGCTCCTGGGAAATGGATATCATCGGCATGACGGCCATGCCGGAGGTGCGGTTGGCGAGAGAAGCGGAACTCTGCTTCGCGATCCTCGCGCTCGTCACCGATTACGACGTGTGGCACACCGCCGAAGAACCGGTGAGCGTCTCTGTCGTACTCGAGCGACTCCACCAGAACGTCGAGGCCGCACAACGCACGTTGCGTGAGCTCATTCCCCGATTGGAGCAGCTCCCGGGAACCTGTGCGTGCTCGTCTGCCTTGCAAAACGCCATCGTGACCAGGCCAGAAGCGGTCCCGCGTGACGTTCGCGAGCGGTACGCCTTGCTTCTGGGCAAGTATCTACCAGTTGAATCATGA
- a CDS encoding FtsW/RodA/SpoVE family cell cycle protein: protein MSRLLRPRWLELQLLVVPAAASLVGLLTIYLARNGRTSWSWADLTVSLLFIGVVFLTHFWLTLLRVRSDELLLPIVVMLSCLGLLLSQRLGPAIPHGGVWASLSQRQLVYLLVAFLALGTTVGLVRRFEVLRRLRYTWAVTAIALTIFTMLFGTDLGSGARLWIDLGPVTVQPGEVVKVLLVLFLAGYLDDHRELIASSYRVGPFRLPPLPYLIPLVVMWGLSVLVVVLQNDLGNALLLFGIFLVMLYVVSGRSLYVIAGSLAFAVAVAIALRLFPRVEQRVSIWLNPWSDPTGIGLQPVQADLAFAHGHLLGAGWGFGYPQAIPVVATDYAFAAIGEELGSLGSVAVIALYLLLVMRGLFIAVRIRNSYVRLLSVGLVTVLGLQALIILAGNVRLLPLTGITLPFISAGGSSLITNFVIIGLLLRASEFARD from the coding sequence ATGAGTAGACTGCTGCGACCGCGGTGGCTCGAACTCCAGTTGCTCGTCGTTCCGGCAGCTGCATCGCTGGTCGGTTTGTTGACGATCTATCTCGCCCGGAACGGGCGTACGAGCTGGTCATGGGCAGATCTCACTGTCAGTTTGCTCTTCATCGGAGTAGTGTTTCTGACGCACTTCTGGCTGACCCTTCTGAGAGTACGCTCCGATGAACTCCTGCTGCCGATCGTCGTGATGCTCAGCTGCCTCGGACTGCTGTTGAGTCAGCGGCTCGGACCGGCGATTCCACACGGTGGAGTCTGGGCCTCGTTGAGTCAACGTCAGCTCGTGTACCTTCTGGTGGCCTTCCTCGCCCTCGGGACGACCGTCGGACTCGTGCGCCGATTCGAGGTCTTGAGACGGCTCCGCTACACGTGGGCCGTGACCGCTATCGCTTTGACGATCTTCACGATGCTCTTCGGTACCGATCTCGGATCCGGAGCCCGCTTGTGGATCGATCTGGGGCCGGTGACCGTTCAGCCCGGCGAAGTCGTCAAGGTCCTCCTCGTCCTGTTCTTGGCAGGGTATCTCGACGACCACCGGGAACTGATCGCGAGCAGCTACCGGGTCGGTCCGTTCCGCTTGCCGCCCTTACCGTACCTGATTCCGCTCGTGGTCATGTGGGGGCTTTCCGTTCTGGTCGTCGTACTGCAGAACGATTTGGGAAATGCGCTGCTTCTGTTCGGTATTTTCCTGGTCATGCTGTATGTCGTCTCCGGGCGATCGCTCTACGTCATCGCAGGTTCTCTCGCTTTTGCTGTGGCGGTCGCCATTGCCTTGCGCCTCTTTCCCCGGGTCGAGCAACGCGTGAGCATCTGGTTGAACCCCTGGTCAGATCCGACCGGCATCGGATTGCAGCCCGTACAGGCCGACCTCGCATTCGCGCATGGCCATCTGCTCGGCGCGGGTTGGGGTTTCGGGTATCCGCAAGCGATTCCGGTCGTAGCAACCGACTACGCCTTCGCAGCGATCGGGGAGGAGCTCGGTAGTCTCGGTAGCGTAGCAGTGATTGCCCTCTATCTTCTCCTCGTCATGCGAGGCTTGTTCATCGCTGTCCGGATCCGCAATAGCTACGTCCGCTTGCTGAGCGTTGGCCTCGTCACCGTCCTCGGCTTACAAGCACTCATCATCCTGGCCGGTAATGTTCGACTCTTGCCACTCACCGGCATCACGCTGCCGTTCATCAGTGCGGGCGGGAGCTCGCTCATCACCAACTTCGTCATCATCGGCCTCTTGCTTCGCGCAAGTGAATTCGCACGGGATTGA